GCACGGGCTTTGCCTACACGGACGACCTCAGCGCGGAACGCCTGCTGAAAGCCGCACGCACCGCAGCGCTGATCGCAAGCGGGCCGCAAACAACGCGCGTGGCGGGCTTTCAGGAGACGCGTACGCCACAGCTCTATCCCATCGCGGGCTCCTCCGAAGCGGAGATCAGCGCGAAGCTGGATCTGATCGCCCGAGCAGATCGCGCAGCGCGAGCCTTCGATCCCCGCATCGTGCAGGTGCGCGCTGGAATGAGTGACGAGCTGCGCAGGATTCTTGTCGTCGCGTCGGATGGGACCTTCGCCTCGGACACGCAGCCGCTCGCGAGGCTGAACGTCGCAGTCATCGCCAAGGATGAACACAACACGGCGCGTGGATCGAGCGGCGGCGGCGGACGCGTGACGCTTGATTTCTTTGCGGGTGCGAAGGGCCCGGAGCACTTTGCAACCGAAGCTGCGCGCACTGCTGTGTTGCAGCTTGGCGCGGTGGCTGCACCGGCGGGCGAGATGGAAGTTGTGCTTGGCCCGGGATGGCCGGGCGTGCTGCTGCATGAGGCTGTCGGGCATGGCCTCGAAGCCGATTTCAATCGCAAGAAGACGAGCGCGTTCGCTGGGCTGATTGGCCAACAGGTCGCGTCGAGCAAGGTGACCGTCGTCGATAACGGCACCATGCCCGGACGGCGTGGATCGCTGAACGTCGATGATGAAGGCAATCCGACGCAGGAGACCGTGCTGATCGAAAACGGCATCCTGCGTGGCTATCTCAGCGACAAGCTCAGCGCAAAGCTGATGAACATGCCCAACACAGGCAGCGGGCGCCGCGAGAGCTACCAGACGATCCCGATGCCGCGCATGACCAACACCTACATGCTGGCGGGAGACGACGAACCCGCTGACATCATCCGCAGCGTCAAGCGCGGCTTGTACGCGGTGAACTTCGGGGGCGGACAAGTCGACATCACCACCGGCAAGTTTGTCTTCTCAGCGAGTGAAGCCTACCTGATCGAAGACGGCAAGGTCACAGCACCGGTGAAGGGCGCAACGCTGATCGGCAACGGGCCGGAGTCGCTGAAATATGTGTCGATGGTCGGCAACGATCTCGCGCTCGATGAAGGCATCGGCACGTGCGGCAAGAACGGTCAGAGTGTGCCCGTTGGCGTGGGTATGCCTACCGTCAAGCTGGATCGCATGACGGTCGGTGGAACGAAAAGCTAGAGCACGCCTTCGAAGGCGGCGGCCAGTTTCGCGTGGCCAGCGGTGTTGGGATGCACGGTGTCGACCAAGTCCGTTGTGATGTTCAGAACGGAATCGCAGTGGACAACGGTTACCCACATTCCGTCAGCGGCGAGCGCGGTAGCCAGCTGATTGAGCGCGTTGTTGTGAGTCACTTCAACGGTATTGAAATACGGAGCGGTTGACTGCGGCAG
This genomic interval from Acidobacteriaceae bacterium contains the following:
- the tldD gene encoding metalloprotease TldD translates to MERALSEALSAGGDFADLYFEAVTSTSLAMDEGIVKTAAQGVSVGCGVRVLSGERTGFAYTDDLSAERLLKAARTAALIASGPQTTRVAGFQETRTPQLYPIAGSSEAEISAKLDLIARADRAARAFDPRIVQVRAGMSDELRRILVVASDGTFASDTQPLARLNVAVIAKDEHNTARGSSGGGGRVTLDFFAGAKGPEHFATEAARTAVLQLGAVAAPAGEMEVVLGPGWPGVLLHEAVGHGLEADFNRKKTSAFAGLIGQQVASSKVTVVDNGTMPGRRGSLNVDDEGNPTQETVLIENGILRGYLSDKLSAKLMNMPNTGSGRRESYQTIPMPRMTNTYMLAGDDEPADIIRSVKRGLYAVNFGGGQVDITTGKFVFSASEAYLIEDGKVTAPVKGATLIGNGPESLKYVSMVGNDLALDEGIGTCGKNGQSVPVGVGMPTVKLDRMTVGGTKS